One genomic segment of Centropristis striata isolate RG_2023a ecotype Rhode Island chromosome 13, C.striata_1.0, whole genome shotgun sequence includes these proteins:
- the psmd3 gene encoding 26S proteasome non-ATPase regulatory subunit 3, translated as MKETAAKRRGDRAGGRDKAEKPKEPAGPEPQDVEMPEEEAASTAKPREMDSLTLDDIKEHVKQIEKAVSGKEPRFVLRALRALPSTSRRLNTNVLHKAVFGFFTNNTTTRDFLLGFLEEPMEMADGDVQFRPRTGKSASAPLLPEVEAYLQLLLVVHLTNNKRYTEAQKVSDDLLQKIGSKNRRALDLVAAKCYYYHARVYEFLNQFDTMRSFLHTRLRTATLRHDADGQAVLLNLLLRNYLHFNLYDQAEKLVSKSVFPELANNNEWARYLYYTGRIKAIQLEYSEARRTLTNALRKAPQHTAVGFKQTVHKLLIVVELLLGEIPDRLQFRQPSLKRSLLPYFLLTQAVRTGNLAKFNQVLEQFGEKFQTDGTYTLIIRLRHNVIKTGVRMISLSYSRISLADIALKLQLDSPEDAEFIVAKAIRDGVIEASINHEKGFVQSKETMDIYGTREPQLAFHQRISFCLDIHNMSVKAMRFPPKAYNKDLESAEERREREQQDLEFAKEMAEDDDDSFP; from the exons ATGAAGGAGACAGCGGCCAAGCGGCGGGGGGACCGGGCCGGGGGCCGGGACAAGGCCGAGAAGCCGAAGGAGCCGGCGGGCCCCGAGCCGCAGGACGTGGAGATGCCTGAGGAGGAGGCGGCTAGCACGGCTAAACCCCGAGAGATGGACAGCCTCACCCTGGACG ACATTAAGGAGCATGTGAAGCAGATAGAGAAGGCGGTGTCGGGGAAGGAGCCTCGATTCGTGCTGCGAGCTCTGCGGGCGCTGCCGTCAACCAGCCGCCGTCTGAACACCAACGTGCTGCACAAAGCCGTGTTCGGCTTCTTCACCAACAACACCACCACCAGAGACTTCCTGCTGGGCTTCCTGGAGGAG CCAATGGAGATGGCAGACGGAGACGTCCAGTTTCGTCCGAGGACCGGAAAGTCAGCGTCGGCTCCTCTGCTGCCGGAGGTGGAAGCttacctgcagctgctgctggtggttcACCTGACCAACAACAAGAGATACACagag GCTCAGAAAGTGTCTGATGACCTGCTGCAGAAGATTGGCTCAAAGAACCGCAGAGCTCTGGATCTGGTCGCTGCCAAGTGTTATTATTACCATGCCAGAGTGTACGAGTTCCTCAACCAGTTCGACACCATGCGCAG CTTCCTCCACACTCGTCTGCGTACGGCGACGTTGCGCCACGACGCCGACGGTCAGGCCGTCCTCCTCAACTTGCTGCTCAGGAACTACCTGCACTTCAACCTGTACGACCAGGCCGAGAAGCTTGTGTCCAAGTCTGTGTTTCCTGAGCTCGCCAACAACAACGAGTGGGCCCGCTACCTGTACTACACAG GTCGTATTAAGGCGATCCAGTTGGAGTACTCTGAAGCTCGCAGGACTCTGACCAACGCTCTGAGGAAAGCTCCACAACACACAGCTGTGGGCTTCAAACAGACG GTGCACAAGCTGCTGATCgtggtggagctgctgctggggGAGATTCCTGACAGACTCCAGTTCAGACAACCGTCCCTGAAGAGGTCCCTGCTGCCGTACTTCCTGCTGACTCAGG cGGTGAGGACAGGTAACCTGGCCAAGTTTAACCAGGTGTTGGAGCAGTTTGGGGAGAAGTTTCAGACAGACGGGACGTACACGCTCATCATCCGCCTGAGACACAACGTCATCAAGACTG GTGTGCGTATGATCAGCCTGTCCTACTCTCGTATCTCGCTGGCTGACATCGCTCTGAAGCTGCAGCTGGACAGTCCAGAGGACGCAGAGTTCATTGTTGCCAAG GCGATCCGTGACGGTGTGATCGAGGCGAGCATCAACCACGAGAAAGGCTTCGTCCAATCAAAAGAGACCATGGACATTTACGGCACCAGAGAGCCTCAGCTGGCCTTCCACCAGAGAATCTCCTTCTGCCTGGACATCCACAACATGTCCGTcaag GCCATGAGGTTTCCTCCTAAAGCTTATAACAAGGACCTGGAGTCagcagag gAGCGTCGGGAGAGGGAGCAGCAGGATCTGGAGTTTGCTAAAGAAATGGCCGAAGACGACGACGACAGCTTCCCCTGA